The Cyprinus carpio isolate SPL01 chromosome A9, ASM1834038v1, whole genome shotgun sequence genome window below encodes:
- the LOC109054955 gene encoding splicing factor U2AF 35 kDa subunit-like protein, whose amino-acid sequence MAEYLASIFGTEKDKVNCSFYFKIGACRHGDRCSRLHNKPTFSQTIALLNIYRNPQNTAQSADGINAVSDVEMQEHYDEFFEEVFTEMEEKYGEVEEMNVCDNLGDHLVGNVYVKFRREEDAEKAVINLNNRWFNGQLSLISESHLSDFREASAPLVTDFREACCRQYEMGLSNCPVAHDMLIQVKRVHSISNLKHLKPISRELRRELYGRRRKRHRSRSRSRERRSRSRERNRGGGGGGGGGGGGGRERERRRSRDRERSGRF is encoded by the exons atggcCGAATACTTGGCGTCGATTTTCGGAACAGAAAAAGACAA GGTTAACTgctctttctactttaaaattggAGCATGTCGCCATGGAGACCGATGCTCGAGACTCCACAACAAGCCCACCTTCAGTCAG ACCATCGCTCTGCTGAACATTTACCGGAACCCACAGAACACCGCTCAGTCTGCGGATGGCATAA ATGCTGTCAGTGACGTGGAGATGCAGGAACACTATGATGAGTTCTTTGAG GAGGTCTTCACTGAAATGGAGGAGAAATATGGAGAAGTTGAGGAGATGAATGTGTGTGATAATTTAGGAGATCACTTGGTGGGAAATGTCTATGTGAAG TTCCGCCGTGAAGAAGATGCAGAGAAAGCGGTGATTAATTTGAATAACCGCTGGTTTAATGGCCAGCTGTCACTGATTTCAGAGAGTCACCTGTCCGATTTCAGGGAGGCATCAGCCCCCCTCGTCACTGATTTCAGAGAGGCCTGTTGTCGACAGTATGAAATGGG CCTGAGCAACTGTCCCGTTGCACATGATATGTTGATTCAGGTGAAG AGAGTGCACTCCATCAGCAACCTCAAACACCTGAAGCCAATCTCAAGGGAACTCCGAAGAGAACTGTATGGCCGCAGGAGGAAGAG GCATCGCTCCCGTTCACGTTCCCGTGAACGTCGTTCTCGCTCAAGGGAACGCaatagaggaggaggaggaggaggaggtggaggaggaggaggaggaagagaacgAGAGAGACGGAGGTCAAGAGATAGAGAACGCTCCGGACGCTTTTAA
- the LOC109054956 gene encoding cystathionine beta-synthase-like protein isoform X1, which yields MPSEPSSSESVGTGPVWPHAAKVLTNAANGEPGISGDAKLKTDAVLNGRAGHKLSVNNTDHVNERNGHHMNVEHTENGSEGSMERKWIRPDLPSRCTWKLDEPNTESPHKHFQRTKAPSILPNILSMIGETPLVRMNKIPKAFGLKCELLGKCEFFNAGGSVKDRISLRMVEDAERDGILKPGDTIVEPTSGNTGIGLALAAAVKGYRCIIVMPEKMSREKVDVLRALGAEIVRTPTSARFDSPESHVGVAWRLKNEIPNSHILDQYRNPSNPLAHYDTTAEEILEQCDGKIDMLVAGAGTGGTITGVARKLKEKCPNIKIVGVDPEGSILADPEALNQNDMTQYEVEGIGYDFIPTVMDRSVVDSWYKSSDEESFAMSRMLIREEGLLCGGSSGTAMAAAVHIAKELKEGQRCVVILPDSIRNYMSKFLSDKWMCEKGFLSEEDLVVSKPWWWNLTLQELRLSAPLTVLPSVSIKKTIQILKEKAFDQAPVVDEAGQILGMVTLGNMLSSVLAGRVRPSDPINKVLYKQFKQVRLTDNLGKLSRILETDHFALVVHEQIQLGGVHSLNCSSCLTDMSDGSPKMRQMVFGVVTAIDLLNHVATRARRERSLSECSLSEEQ from the exons ATGCCATCAGAACCATCTAGTTCAGAGTCAGTTGGGACTGGTCCCGTCTGGCCACATGCTGCCAAAGTCCTCACAAATGCTGCAAATGGAGAACCTGGCATCAGCGGGGACGCAAAGCTGAAAACTGATGCCGTTTTGAATGGAAGGGCTGGACACAAGCTAAGTGTAAATAACACAGACCATGTGAATGAAAGAAACGGTCACCATATGAATGTAGAGCACACTGAGAATGGATCAGAAGGCAGCATGGAGAGGAAATGGATTCGACCAGATCTGCCCAGCAGATGCACCTGGAAACTTGATGAGCCAAATACAGAGTCGCCCCACAAGCACTTCCAACG AACAAAAGCACCCAGTATCCTCCCCAACATTTTAAGCATGATTGGAGAGACCCCACTGGTCCGCATGAACAAGATTCCTAAAGCATTTGGCCTCAAGTGTGAGCTTT TGGGTAAATGTGAGTTCTTCAACGCCGGTGGCAGCGTGAAGGACAGAATCAGTCTGCGTATGGTAGAGGACGCTGAGAGAGACGGCATCCTTAAACCTGGAGACACCATCGTCGAGCCCACGTCAGGAAACACAG GTATCGGACTTGCTCTAGCAGCGGCAGTCAAAGGTTATCGTTGCATCATTGTCATGCCTGAGAAGATGAGCAGGGAAAAG GTGGATGTGCTCCGTGCTCTCGGAGCCGAGATCGTTCGCACCCCTACCTCAGCCCGGTTTGACTCTCCCGAGTCTCATGTGGGGGTGGCTTGGCGTTTGAAGAACGAGATTCCTAATAGTCACATTCTGGACCAGTACCGCAATCCCAGCAACCCCCTAGCCCACTATGACACCACTGCGGAGGAGATTCTGGAGCAGTGTGACG GTAAAATAGACATGCTGGTGGCTGGAGCTGGCACTGGTGGCACCATCACCGGCGTCGCTCGCAAGCTGAAGGAGAAATGCCCTAATATCAAG ATAGTTGGAGTGGATCCTGAGGGCTCTATCCTTGCTGATCCAGAGGCCCTGAATCAGAATGATATGACTCAATATGAGGTTGAGGGCATTGGATATGACTTCATCCCCACTGTTATGGACAGATCT GTGGTGGATAGCTGGTACAAGTCCAGTGATGAAGAGTCCTTTGCCATGTCTCGTATGCTCATCAGAGAGGAGGGTCTTCTGTGCG GTGGTAGTTCAGGGACAGCCATGGCTGCAGCAGTGCATATAGCCAAAGAGCTGAAGGAAGGCCAGCGCTGTGTGGTGATCCTCCCCGATTCCATCCGCAACTACAT GTCTAAATTTCTTAGCGACAAGTGGATGTGTGAAAAGGGCTTCCTGAGTGAGGAGGATCTTGTTGTCAGCAAGCCATG GTGGTGGAATCTGACTCTGCAGGAGCTCAGACTCTCCGCCCCACTGACTGTGCTGCCTTCAGTGTCCATCAAGAAGACTATTCAGATCCTGAAAGAGAAGGCTTTTGACCAAGCCCCTGTGGTGGACGAGGCCGG GCAGATTCTGGGCATGGTCACGCTGGGGAACATGCTCTCGTCCGTTCTGGCTGGGAGAGTCAGACCATCCGATCCCATAAACAAAGTTCTCTACAAACAGTTTAAACAG GTGCGTCTAACTGATAACCTGGGCAAACTCTCACGTATCCTTGAGACGGACCATTTCGCCCTTGTTGTGCATGAACAGATTCAGT TGGGTGGTGTCCACAGTCTGAACTGCAGTTCCTGTCTTACAGACATGAGCGATGGATCCCCCAAGATGAGGCAGATGGTGTTTGGGGTGGTGACAGCCATTGACCTGCTGAACCACGTGGCCACTCGTGCGAGGAGGGAACGCTCGCTGTCCGAGTGCTCGCTCTCAGAAGAGCAGTGA
- the LOC109054956 gene encoding cystathionine beta-synthase-like protein isoform X2, protein MPSEPSSSESVGTGPVWPHAAKVLTNAANGEPGISGDAKLKTDAVLNGRAGHKLSVNNTDHVNERNGHHMNVEHTENGSEGSMERKWIRPDLPSRCTWKLDEPNTESPHKHFQRTKAPSILPNILSMIGETPLVRMNKIPKAFGLKCELLGKCEFFNAGGSVKDRISLRMVEDAERDGILKPGDTIVEPTSGNTGIGLALAAAVKGYRCIIVMPEKMSREKVDVLRALGAEIVRTPTSARFDSPESHVGVAWRLKNEIPNSHILDQYRNPSNPLAHYDTTAEEILEQCDGKIDMLVAGAGTGGTITGVARKLKEKCPNIKIVGVDPEGSILADPEALNQNDMTQYEVEGIGYDFIPTVMDRSVVDSWYKSSDEESFAMSRMLIREEGLLCGGSSGTAMAAAVHIAKELKEGQRCVVILPDSIRNYMSKFLSDKWMCEKGFLSEEDLVVSKPWWWNLTLQELRLSAPLTVLPSVSIKKTIQILKEKAFDQAPVVDEAGQILGMVTLGNMLSSVLAGRVRPSDPINKVLYKQFKQVRLTDNLGKLSRILETDHFALVVHEQIQYMSDGSPKMRQMVFGVVTAIDLLNHVATRARRERSLSECSLSEEQ, encoded by the exons ATGCCATCAGAACCATCTAGTTCAGAGTCAGTTGGGACTGGTCCCGTCTGGCCACATGCTGCCAAAGTCCTCACAAATGCTGCAAATGGAGAACCTGGCATCAGCGGGGACGCAAAGCTGAAAACTGATGCCGTTTTGAATGGAAGGGCTGGACACAAGCTAAGTGTAAATAACACAGACCATGTGAATGAAAGAAACGGTCACCATATGAATGTAGAGCACACTGAGAATGGATCAGAAGGCAGCATGGAGAGGAAATGGATTCGACCAGATCTGCCCAGCAGATGCACCTGGAAACTTGATGAGCCAAATACAGAGTCGCCCCACAAGCACTTCCAACG AACAAAAGCACCCAGTATCCTCCCCAACATTTTAAGCATGATTGGAGAGACCCCACTGGTCCGCATGAACAAGATTCCTAAAGCATTTGGCCTCAAGTGTGAGCTTT TGGGTAAATGTGAGTTCTTCAACGCCGGTGGCAGCGTGAAGGACAGAATCAGTCTGCGTATGGTAGAGGACGCTGAGAGAGACGGCATCCTTAAACCTGGAGACACCATCGTCGAGCCCACGTCAGGAAACACAG GTATCGGACTTGCTCTAGCAGCGGCAGTCAAAGGTTATCGTTGCATCATTGTCATGCCTGAGAAGATGAGCAGGGAAAAG GTGGATGTGCTCCGTGCTCTCGGAGCCGAGATCGTTCGCACCCCTACCTCAGCCCGGTTTGACTCTCCCGAGTCTCATGTGGGGGTGGCTTGGCGTTTGAAGAACGAGATTCCTAATAGTCACATTCTGGACCAGTACCGCAATCCCAGCAACCCCCTAGCCCACTATGACACCACTGCGGAGGAGATTCTGGAGCAGTGTGACG GTAAAATAGACATGCTGGTGGCTGGAGCTGGCACTGGTGGCACCATCACCGGCGTCGCTCGCAAGCTGAAGGAGAAATGCCCTAATATCAAG ATAGTTGGAGTGGATCCTGAGGGCTCTATCCTTGCTGATCCAGAGGCCCTGAATCAGAATGATATGACTCAATATGAGGTTGAGGGCATTGGATATGACTTCATCCCCACTGTTATGGACAGATCT GTGGTGGATAGCTGGTACAAGTCCAGTGATGAAGAGTCCTTTGCCATGTCTCGTATGCTCATCAGAGAGGAGGGTCTTCTGTGCG GTGGTAGTTCAGGGACAGCCATGGCTGCAGCAGTGCATATAGCCAAAGAGCTGAAGGAAGGCCAGCGCTGTGTGGTGATCCTCCCCGATTCCATCCGCAACTACAT GTCTAAATTTCTTAGCGACAAGTGGATGTGTGAAAAGGGCTTCCTGAGTGAGGAGGATCTTGTTGTCAGCAAGCCATG GTGGTGGAATCTGACTCTGCAGGAGCTCAGACTCTCCGCCCCACTGACTGTGCTGCCTTCAGTGTCCATCAAGAAGACTATTCAGATCCTGAAAGAGAAGGCTTTTGACCAAGCCCCTGTGGTGGACGAGGCCGG GCAGATTCTGGGCATGGTCACGCTGGGGAACATGCTCTCGTCCGTTCTGGCTGGGAGAGTCAGACCATCCGATCCCATAAACAAAGTTCTCTACAAACAGTTTAAACAG GTGCGTCTAACTGATAACCTGGGCAAACTCTCACGTATCCTTGAGACGGACCATTTCGCCCTTGTTGTGCATGAACAGATTCAGT ACATGAGCGATGGATCCCCCAAGATGAGGCAGATGGTGTTTGGGGTGGTGACAGCCATTGACCTGCTGAACCACGTGGCCACTCGTGCGAGGAGGGAACGCTCGCTGTCCGAGTGCTCGCTCTCAGAAGAGCAGTGA